One genomic segment of Bdellovibrionales bacterium includes these proteins:
- a CDS encoding polyprenyl synthetase family protein, whose product MREVKIYSESDFPTYLPKLSALYDDLFSSGKGFRSKLITLVSVPIKLDKPSISLLAQTIEFVHNASLLHDDLIDRSPLRRNKTAAWLKYTPEYAVLAGDYLLARVMVNLSRYGNLRLIQYTAEIIGNLLEGEWIQDSLVHDWNVHIGQLDQVHSLKTASLFKWCIRAPFIAKENYDSQLHELLEKIGELLGLLFQRSDDLLDFNIRNFEKKEVLGDLKSGYLNSFGAYLTHDLSTKQREEFKKSSCLQEVICTIGAEEYQRKIDSFDRMNSQVIDLYLHHLENLRDLLDEENHGLLDNLAKLPQPLYWRKV is encoded by the coding sequence ATGAGAGAGGTCAAGATATACAGCGAGAGCGATTTCCCCACATACTTACCAAAACTGAGCGCTCTTTATGACGATCTCTTTTCTTCGGGAAAGGGTTTTCGGTCAAAGTTGATCACACTTGTTTCGGTGCCCATAAAATTAGACAAGCCATCAATCTCTCTTTTGGCTCAGACGATTGAATTTGTGCACAACGCTTCTTTGCTTCATGACGATCTCATTGATCGATCCCCTTTGAGAAGAAATAAAACTGCAGCTTGGCTGAAGTACACACCTGAATACGCCGTATTGGCGGGTGATTACCTTTTGGCCCGTGTGATGGTGAATCTTTCTCGGTACGGAAATCTACGCCTTATTCAGTATACGGCAGAGATTATTGGAAATTTGTTGGAGGGAGAGTGGATTCAGGATTCATTGGTTCATGACTGGAATGTTCATATTGGTCAACTTGATCAGGTTCATAGCTTAAAAACTGCGTCTCTGTTTAAGTGGTGCATTCGTGCCCCGTTTATTGCCAAGGAGAATTATGACAGCCAGCTCCATGAGTTGCTAGAGAAAATCGGCGAGTTATTGGGACTTCTTTTTCAAAGAAGTGACGATTTGTTGGATTTTAACATTAGAAATTTTGAAAAGAAGGAAGTGCTCGGAGATTTGAAATCTGGGTACCTTAATTCATTTGGCGCCTACTTGACCCATGATCTCTCAACAAAACAGCGTGAAGAGTTCAAAAAATCTTCCTGTTTGCAGGAAGTAATTTGCACAATAGGTGCTGAAGAATATCAGCGAAAAATTGACAGTTTTGATAGAATGAATAGTCAAGTGATCGACTTGTATCTTCACCATCTTGAGAATCTTCGTGATCTTTTGGATGAAGAGAATCATGGTCTTCTGGATAATCTCGCTAAATTACCGCAACCTCTCTATTGGAGAAAAGTTTGA
- the aroF gene encoding 3-deoxy-7-phosphoheptulonate synthase yields MPVKLGPHLIGGHNPFVVISGPCSIESREQFLKIASQVKKSGAIALRGGMFKLRSSPKTFQGMGKDAFSIVQEVKKITGLAFFSEVTDPREINDMMDLVDVFQVGSRNMHNYSLLKELGQIRKPILLKRGFAALIKEWLLAADYIIKGGNDQVILCERGIRTFETSTRNTFDLNAIAYVKQYTSFPVIADPSHATGDSRLVIPMSLAAAAAGADGLLIETHYAPEEALSDGFQAIDFSQIDQLMDQLERLLSALGRRLAKSV; encoded by the coding sequence TTGCCCGTCAAGCTGGGGCCCCATTTGATAGGTGGCCACAACCCATTTGTAGTTATTTCCGGCCCCTGTTCAATCGAATCCAGGGAACAGTTCCTAAAAATTGCCAGCCAGGTCAAAAAATCAGGTGCTATCGCATTAAGAGGGGGAATGTTCAAGCTCCGCAGCAGTCCCAAAACTTTTCAAGGTATGGGAAAAGATGCTTTTTCTATTGTTCAAGAAGTAAAAAAAATAACTGGCTTAGCTTTTTTTTCTGAAGTTACCGACCCACGTGAAATCAACGATATGATGGATTTGGTTGACGTGTTTCAAGTGGGATCGCGCAATATGCATAATTATTCACTTCTAAAGGAACTTGGCCAGATTCGGAAGCCTATTCTCTTAAAACGAGGATTTGCTGCCTTAATCAAGGAATGGCTGTTGGCCGCTGACTATATTATCAAGGGAGGCAATGATCAAGTCATCCTGTGCGAGAGAGGAATCCGCACTTTTGAAACGAGCACCCGCAATACCTTTGATCTCAATGCCATAGCCTACGTTAAGCAGTACACTTCGTTCCCGGTGATTGCTGATCCATCTCACGCCACAGGAGATTCTCGCTTGGTGATTCCCATGTCTCTCGCTGCCGCTGCCGCCGGGGCGGATGGCCTTCTCATCGAAACACATTATGCACCCGAGGAAGCGCTGTCCGATGGTTTTCAAGCAATTGATTTCTCCCAAATTGATCAATTGATGGATCAACTTGAGAGACTTCTTTCCGCGCTTGGTCGGCGTCTAGCGAAGTCGGTCTAA
- a CDS encoding chorismate-binding protein, translated as MSKTTAHRGLGLDESQDPDLFGLGTSQSGILCPWFDSKIIVGCDLQSREERPEDGSWCFYAPDFFLEGARPWWNFKSVRVLERVQLKRPEGTGCAFDKAWKLSSKTGFMSIFEELKAALKKGDLQKAVPVVTAYQEGVITKDKLIHVLWEIVSLRGSRGELFPYGFWLEEEGMLGATPELLVSQRNGKISSMALAGTRGFGFTKGDLLLDSKERFEHQVVVDALVASLEDFGILELSETYEWDLGNLTHLRTDLELAVGQNHAFQCIELVDRIHPTPALGAWPKAKGLEWLRKNRPQEARRFGAPFGVRSPEGDFFFVVAIRNIQWHDGRTWLATGCGVTIESQAEREWAELALKRNFVLENLGL; from the coding sequence ATGTCAAAGACAACAGCACACAGAGGCTTGGGACTGGATGAGAGTCAGGACCCTGATTTATTTGGATTAGGTACTTCTCAATCAGGAATTCTTTGCCCCTGGTTTGATAGTAAAATCATTGTTGGTTGTGATCTGCAAAGCCGAGAGGAGAGGCCAGAAGATGGCTCGTGGTGTTTCTATGCGCCCGACTTCTTTTTGGAGGGGGCTCGGCCCTGGTGGAATTTTAAATCGGTTCGGGTCTTGGAGCGGGTTCAGCTGAAAAGACCGGAGGGGACAGGCTGTGCATTTGATAAAGCTTGGAAACTATCTAGTAAAACAGGATTTATGTCCATTTTTGAAGAACTGAAGGCCGCCCTCAAAAAGGGAGACCTGCAAAAAGCAGTTCCTGTTGTCACGGCTTATCAGGAGGGAGTGATAACGAAGGACAAGTTGATCCATGTCCTATGGGAAATCGTCTCTCTCCGAGGTTCCCGGGGGGAGCTTTTTCCCTACGGATTCTGGCTTGAAGAAGAGGGTATGCTCGGAGCTACCCCCGAGTTGCTGGTGAGTCAGCGAAATGGAAAGATTTCCAGTATGGCCTTAGCAGGGACGAGGGGCTTTGGATTTACAAAGGGAGACTTGTTGCTGGACTCAAAGGAGAGGTTTGAGCATCAGGTGGTGGTGGACGCATTGGTTGCCTCCCTCGAGGATTTTGGAATTTTGGAATTGAGCGAGACCTACGAGTGGGATTTGGGAAATCTCACGCATTTACGAACAGATTTGGAGTTGGCCGTTGGTCAAAATCACGCATTTCAGTGTATTGAACTTGTCGATCGTATTCATCCAACACCGGCCTTGGGTGCATGGCCGAAGGCTAAGGGCCTTGAATGGTTGAGAAAAAATCGGCCACAGGAGGCCCGGCGATTCGGAGCTCCTTTTGGAGTCCGCTCTCCAGAGGGAGATTTTTTCTTTGTAGTAGCCATTCGGAATATTCAGTGGCATGACGGGAGAACCTGGCTGGCTACGGGTTGTGGGGTAACGATTGAGAGTCAGGCCGAGAGAGAGTGGGCTGAACTTGCTCTGAAGCGAAATTTTGTTTTGGAAAACCTTGGTCTATGA
- a CDS encoding acyl-CoA thioesterase, which yields MKFSRQLSCSFDQCDPAGIMFYGQVFFICHQTIEEFIQHIGIPWDEWFNNRDLSVPVRHSEAEYLIPIRAGDKFKAILQLNKLGTSSLGFEIWLVNSEGATCTKVRNVHVFINRMSGKKTNIPSSYEDRLRRYLSS from the coding sequence ATGAAATTTTCTCGGCAGCTCAGCTGCTCCTTTGATCAGTGCGACCCAGCGGGTATCATGTTTTATGGACAGGTTTTTTTTATTTGTCACCAAACCATCGAAGAATTTATCCAACATATCGGCATCCCTTGGGATGAGTGGTTTAACAATCGTGACTTGTCCGTGCCCGTTCGTCACTCCGAAGCAGAATATCTCATTCCTATTCGAGCAGGAGATAAGTTCAAAGCGATCCTTCAGCTCAACAAGCTCGGAACTTCAAGTCTTGGATTTGAGATCTGGCTCGTGAACAGTGAGGGAGCGACTTGCACCAAGGTTCGCAACGTCCATGTTTTCATCAACCGCATGTCCGGGAAAAAAACAAATATCCCAAGTTCATATGAAGATCGGCTACGTCGTTACTTATCTAGTTAG
- a CDS encoding AMP-binding protein — translation MEPPAYLGSLEPSSPISWDKTEPPVLFLNPRISPEMRLRFMDKFAEFCLVNDLVGIASSGTTSVGGEAKIAVLSKQGFLDSAASVNRHLESDHRDTWLHILPDFHVGGLAIWARASVSGARVFKPSNWKWDVRSLKDLIEGSRASLISLVPTQVYDLIQSQIKSPPHLRAAIVGGGSLHGSVYFEARNLGWPILPSYGLTECSSQVATASLASLDNSVFPEDLFMLPHVEARVDCEGLLALRSRSLLEGYFQTDVRGERWKWIDSKIDGWFTTEDRVKIGHGTLRFLGRRDDLVKILGELVSLNVLEARLLSLVQGLHLSQEVVLIALPQPRSGFEIVLVFLESDYTAAQVEQLVEDFNKDLLPIQQVKRTHGVAKMPRSELGKILKPQLDLSVSN, via the coding sequence GTGGAACCCCCTGCATATTTAGGCTCCTTGGAACCTTCAAGTCCGATCTCCTGGGACAAAACAGAACCCCCTGTTCTTTTTTTAAATCCGCGTATTTCTCCCGAAATGCGACTGCGATTCATGGATAAATTCGCCGAATTCTGTTTGGTCAATGACTTAGTTGGAATCGCATCCTCCGGCACCACTTCAGTAGGTGGCGAAGCAAAAATTGCGGTGTTATCAAAGCAAGGCTTTCTAGATTCAGCGGCTTCTGTGAATAGGCATTTGGAATCTGATCACAGGGATACATGGTTGCATATATTGCCTGACTTTCACGTGGGAGGATTGGCCATTTGGGCGAGAGCTTCAGTCTCGGGGGCAAGGGTATTCAAACCCTCAAATTGGAAGTGGGATGTGAGGTCTTTGAAGGATTTGATTGAAGGGTCAAGAGCTAGTCTAATTTCACTCGTCCCCACTCAAGTTTATGACCTGATTCAAAGTCAAATAAAGTCCCCACCTCATTTGAGAGCGGCGATAGTTGGTGGAGGAAGTCTCCACGGTTCTGTCTATTTTGAAGCGCGAAATCTGGGTTGGCCAATTTTACCTAGCTATGGACTCACAGAATGTTCCTCGCAAGTGGCAACAGCCAGTTTGGCATCCTTGGATAACTCGGTATTTCCTGAGGACCTTTTCATGTTGCCTCACGTAGAGGCGCGAGTGGATTGTGAGGGACTGTTGGCACTTCGATCGCGTTCACTTCTCGAAGGGTACTTTCAAACAGATGTTCGGGGAGAAAGATGGAAGTGGATTGATTCAAAAATTGATGGTTGGTTTACAACCGAGGACAGGGTCAAAATCGGACATGGAACTTTGCGATTTCTTGGCCGGCGTGATGATTTGGTCAAAATTTTGGGAGAATTGGTCAGTCTGAATGTTTTGGAGGCACGACTGCTCTCCCTCGTTCAAGGTTTGCATTTGAGCCAAGAGGTGGTTCTCATTGCATTGCCACAGCCTCGCTCAGGCTTTGAAATTGTACTCGTTTTTTTAGAATCTGATTACACGGCCGCTCAAGTGGAGCAATTGGTGGAAGACTTCAATAAGGACTTATTGCCCATCCAACAGGTGAAAAGAACCCATGGAGTTGCCAAGATGCCCCGTTCTGAACTTGGAAAAATTTTGAAGCCTCAATTAGACTTGAGTGTTTCTAACTAG
- the menD gene encoding 2-succinyl-5-enolpyruvyl-6-hydroxy-3-cyclohexene-1-carboxylic-acid synthase — MNQICRAKKLIALLAEQGVEDFVLCAGARNASLVEVLSQARGINVLPFFDERSAAFFAIGRIQATQRPVAVITTSGTAAAELLPATIEAWYAGLPLVLVTADRPQSYRGSGAPQAIEQVGIFSHFVRQSWDLGDQEYWEGRIDLSQPSHINVCFEEPFLDAEVTEWHPSLARSVGTPAWHGEALKGRSKTDGSVLEVKGIDDFFEKASRPLVLVSRLSSLCRPMVECALKEWGWPIYAEATSGLRESSVLKDLRIESGEGIFESSRFLETFDGVIRIGGVPTTRLWRDLESKLSDWPVLNFSSGGHSGLSRVKNQAMPLDSVSLRRAPKSTECFRDFFIYDRQRGERLKNLLSLSLSSEPGIFSELSKMIPSSSLVFLGNSLPIREWDLTANFEYRGLEVLSNRGANGIDGLFSTFLGASKEGRENWAIVGDLSALYDLNAPWALSVSKGEIWRFIVINNFGGKIFHRMFGNPLFQNRHDLSFEGFAELWNIDYCRWHRVPEVLPELSSVSVIEIRPDQRATDCFWKDYLALKEVSVCF; from the coding sequence ATGAATCAAATTTGTCGTGCCAAAAAATTGATCGCGTTGCTTGCAGAACAAGGGGTTGAGGATTTTGTTTTGTGCGCCGGGGCTCGAAATGCTTCGCTTGTCGAGGTTTTGTCTCAGGCTCGTGGGATCAATGTGCTTCCGTTTTTTGACGAGAGGTCAGCAGCCTTTTTTGCAATTGGCCGAATTCAAGCGACTCAACGTCCCGTTGCGGTCATTACGACGTCGGGTACGGCTGCAGCTGAATTGTTGCCGGCGACCATAGAAGCTTGGTATGCTGGGCTACCTCTTGTTCTCGTGACAGCAGACCGCCCGCAATCATATCGAGGCAGTGGTGCTCCTCAGGCCATCGAACAGGTTGGTATCTTTTCCCACTTTGTGAGGCAATCTTGGGATCTTGGTGATCAGGAATATTGGGAGGGACGAATCGACCTTTCCCAACCCAGTCACATCAATGTGTGCTTTGAGGAGCCCTTTTTGGACGCTGAGGTGACCGAGTGGCATCCGAGTCTTGCCCGTTCAGTTGGAACTCCAGCTTGGCATGGTGAAGCGCTCAAAGGTCGTTCAAAGACTGATGGCTCAGTTTTGGAGGTAAAAGGCATCGATGATTTTTTTGAAAAGGCATCAAGACCATTGGTGCTGGTGAGTCGGCTATCTTCCCTTTGTCGACCTATGGTTGAGTGCGCGCTGAAAGAGTGGGGTTGGCCCATTTATGCCGAGGCCACATCGGGTCTGCGAGAATCCTCAGTTCTAAAAGATCTTCGAATTGAATCAGGAGAGGGGATTTTTGAGAGTTCCAGATTTTTAGAGACCTTTGATGGCGTGATTCGTATTGGTGGGGTTCCAACGACACGATTGTGGCGCGATTTAGAAAGCAAATTGAGCGATTGGCCCGTGTTAAATTTTTCTTCAGGGGGGCATTCTGGACTGAGTCGGGTGAAAAATCAGGCGATGCCCTTGGATTCTGTTTCTTTGCGTCGAGCGCCAAAAAGCACCGAATGCTTTCGGGATTTTTTTATTTACGATCGGCAGCGTGGTGAGCGACTCAAAAATTTGCTGTCGCTCAGTTTGAGTTCAGAACCTGGCATATTCTCAGAATTGTCTAAGATGATTCCTTCTAGCAGTCTGGTGTTCTTGGGAAACAGTCTTCCCATTCGCGAATGGGATTTGACAGCGAATTTTGAATATCGTGGGTTAGAGGTGTTGTCTAATCGAGGAGCCAATGGGATAGACGGCTTGTTCTCGACCTTTTTAGGCGCTAGCAAAGAAGGGAGAGAAAATTGGGCAATTGTCGGCGATTTATCTGCTCTCTACGATCTGAATGCCCCGTGGGCCCTTTCGGTGTCGAAAGGGGAAATTTGGAGGTTTATCGTTATAAACAATTTTGGTGGAAAGATATTCCATCGAATGTTTGGAAATCCGTTGTTTCAAAATCGTCACGATTTAAGCTTTGAGGGCTTTGCTGAACTTTGGAATATCGATTATTGCCGATGGCACAGAGTGCCTGAAGTCTTGCCGGAGCTTTCTTCTGTGTCTGTGATTGAGATACGTCCAGATCAGCGGGCGACAGATTGCTTTTGGAAGGACTATCTTGCGTTGAAAGAGGTGTCGGTGTGTTTTTAG
- the menB gene encoding 1,4-dihydroxy-2-naphthoyl-CoA synthase, with the protein MTQESWTSIKDYQDILLEATEDGIAKITINRPEVRNAFRPETVSELRDAFELVREDSRIGVVILTGQGKEAFCSGGDQKVRGHAGYVGDDGIPRLNVLDLQKQIRSIPKPVIAMVAGFAIGGGHVLHIVCDLTIAAENAVFGQTGPKVGSFDGGLGSSYLARIVGQKKAREIWFLCRRYDAKEALAMGLVNTVVPVDQLESEALKWSREILQHSPLALRCLKSSLNADCDGQMGLMDLAGNATLLYYMSEEAKEGRNAFVEKRKPDFKRFPRLP; encoded by the coding sequence ATGACTCAAGAATCTTGGACAAGTATCAAGGATTACCAAGATATATTGTTAGAGGCAACGGAAGATGGAATTGCGAAAATCACTATCAATCGACCTGAAGTGCGCAATGCATTCCGTCCTGAGACGGTGTCTGAACTCAGAGACGCGTTTGAATTGGTAAGGGAGGATTCACGTATTGGAGTTGTGATTCTTACTGGTCAGGGGAAAGAGGCTTTTTGCTCTGGAGGCGATCAGAAAGTTCGTGGGCACGCGGGATATGTGGGAGATGACGGAATTCCAAGATTGAATGTTCTGGATTTGCAAAAGCAGATTCGGTCAATCCCTAAGCCTGTGATTGCTATGGTAGCCGGGTTTGCAATTGGCGGTGGACACGTTCTTCATATTGTTTGCGATTTGACGATTGCTGCTGAAAATGCTGTCTTTGGGCAAACAGGTCCGAAAGTGGGGTCTTTTGACGGAGGATTGGGGAGTTCCTATTTGGCGAGAATTGTCGGTCAGAAAAAGGCTCGGGAGATTTGGTTTCTGTGCCGCCGTTATGACGCCAAAGAAGCCTTGGCTATGGGGTTGGTAAATACGGTTGTGCCCGTTGACCAACTGGAGTCAGAGGCGCTTAAGTGGTCGAGGGAGATTTTGCAGCACTCGCCATTAGCTCTTCGTTGTTTGAAATCATCTCTCAATGCGGATTGTGATGGGCAGATGGGTCTGATGGATTTGGCAGGAAATGCGACCCTCCTTTACTATATGAGCGAAGAGGCCAAAGAAGGAAGAAATGCATTCGTAGAGAAGAGGAAACCTGATTTTAAGCGGTTCCCTCGCTTGCCATAA
- a CDS encoding 1,4-dihydroxy-2-naphthoate polyprenyltransferase produces MEKMRLNFWLMALRPKTLGAAVVPVVVGTLLAFRFGHQVRWWLSAWALLSTLFIQIGTNLFNDVIDFRKGADTNQRLGPQRVTQSGAIAPAWVFGAGVFSFLLAIACGMPLVFQGGPVVIGIGILSLFFGYAYTGGPYPLAYKGLGDIFVVLFFGLVAVGGVYFIHTGEWNLKAVVAGLQVGFLATVMIAINNFRDIAQDKAAHKRTLAVRWGPRFARLEIRFLYIMSFSLSVYWLISGCWGAALLPLMLWPGARGVIKQISVHDPGPVYNKLLARAGLIHLLFGLQLSLGFLIS; encoded by the coding sequence ATGGAAAAGATGAGATTGAATTTTTGGCTGATGGCCTTACGACCAAAGACATTGGGAGCAGCCGTGGTTCCAGTTGTTGTAGGCACCTTATTGGCATTTCGATTTGGCCACCAAGTCCGTTGGTGGTTAAGTGCTTGGGCTTTACTTTCAACTTTGTTTATTCAAATTGGAACGAATCTTTTTAACGATGTTATTGATTTCAGAAAAGGTGCGGATACAAATCAGAGGCTCGGTCCCCAGCGCGTGACTCAGTCAGGGGCGATTGCCCCTGCATGGGTATTTGGAGCAGGAGTTTTTTCTTTCTTGTTAGCGATAGCCTGCGGAATGCCCTTGGTTTTTCAAGGGGGGCCCGTGGTCATCGGGATAGGAATATTGTCTCTATTTTTTGGCTATGCTTACACTGGTGGCCCATATCCCCTCGCTTACAAGGGGCTGGGAGATATCTTTGTTGTCTTGTTTTTTGGTCTTGTCGCTGTGGGAGGAGTTTATTTTATCCACACCGGAGAATGGAATTTGAAAGCGGTCGTTGCAGGGCTGCAGGTCGGTTTTTTGGCAACTGTGATGATCGCAATTAATAATTTTCGCGATATAGCTCAGGACAAGGCCGCTCATAAACGTACCCTTGCCGTGAGGTGGGGGCCCCGTTTTGCGCGCCTGGAGATACGGTTTCTTTACATTATGAGTTTTTCGCTCTCCGTTTACTGGCTCATTTCGGGGTGCTGGGGGGCGGCTCTTTTACCTTTGATGTTGTGGCCGGGGGCGAGGGGCGTGATCAAACAAATATCTGTACATGATCCGGGTCCTGTTTATAATAAGTTGTTGGCTCGGGCTGGTTTGATCCACCTGCTTTTTGGCTTGCAATTAAGTTTGGGGTTTTTGATTTCATGA
- a CDS encoding alpha/beta fold hydrolase, which produces MFLVTLHGFWGNGSDLAPISEALRQANLVDRSWAPDLFVPGPLSPDFGFSDWTESFANELRRRAAGSKVMAIGYSMGGRLLLHVLKSHPELFRGAVIVSSQPQLQTVEEVRERKLWELNWDLAFQDRPWNELWRDWNHMEVLKSIALRPPPMEFSHSREYLAKALKEWSPSRHLISVQDFRQSEVPLLWVAGEKDRKYAQMYSEFCQMGIQGQFEFVSDAGHRVHLDQPDLFTQVVSRFVRG; this is translated from the coding sequence GTGTTTTTAGTTACACTACACGGTTTTTGGGGAAACGGCAGTGATCTGGCTCCCATTTCGGAGGCTCTTCGCCAGGCAAACCTAGTTGATCGCTCGTGGGCTCCCGATTTATTTGTACCAGGTCCTCTGAGCCCTGACTTTGGTTTTTCTGATTGGACGGAATCCTTTGCCAATGAGCTGCGCAGGAGAGCAGCTGGATCTAAAGTTATGGCCATCGGATATTCAATGGGTGGACGTTTGCTGTTGCATGTTTTGAAGTCACATCCCGAATTGTTTCGAGGCGCTGTGATCGTTTCCTCACAGCCACAACTTCAAACGGTTGAGGAAGTGAGAGAGCGAAAACTATGGGAATTGAATTGGGATCTCGCTTTTCAGGACAGACCTTGGAATGAATTGTGGAGGGATTGGAATCACATGGAAGTATTGAAGTCCATCGCTCTGAGACCACCGCCAATGGAGTTTTCTCACTCGCGCGAATATCTTGCAAAGGCTCTCAAGGAATGGTCGCCTTCTCGGCATTTGATATCTGTTCAAGACTTTCGTCAGAGTGAAGTTCCCCTTTTGTGGGTGGCTGGAGAGAAGGATCGAAAATATGCCCAGATGTACTCGGAATTCTGTCAGATGGGGATTCAGGGGCAGTTTGAGTTTGTTTCAGACGCCGGACATCGCGTTCATTTGGATCAGCCAGATTTGTTCACTCAGGTTGTCAGTCGCTTCGTTCGCGGGTAA